One Pseudomonas rhizophila DNA window includes the following coding sequences:
- a CDS encoding phosphoketolase codes for MSDFLSPDQLEGIDAYWRASNYLAVGQIYLKDNPLLRKPLLLGHVKPRLLGHWGTTPGLNLIYVHLNHLIKTHDLNMILVTGPGHGGPAIVAQSYLEGSFTQCYPSVEQNENGMLRLFRQFSWPYGLSSHVSAQIPGSIHEGGELGYCLAHAYGAAFDNPDLIVTCVIGDGEAETGTLAASWHSNKFLNPRRDGAVLPILHLNGFKIANPTLLSRISEDELSALMYGYGYDPYFVEGDDPHSVHQQLAMVLDAMLLKIREIQRTARADSSAHELERPLWPMLVLRTPKGWTGPRFVDGQQVEGTWRAHQVPLSHFEQPMHLTQLQQWLESYRPQELFDASGALLPEIAALAPTGHRRLGANPHANGGLLLQSLELPRFTDYAVPFSAPGSVQAESTRVLGGFVRDVMKYNLKAGNFRLFGPDETASNRLDAVYEVSGKTWMAALEAGDTNLACEGRVMEILSEQVCEGWLEGYLLTGRHGLFSCYEAFIHIVDSMFNQHAKWLKTAAQIPWRASIASLNYLLTSHVWRQDHNGFSHQDPGFIDHVANKSADVVRIYLPPDANCLLSVADHCLKSRDYINVIVAGKQPEWQWLDIDSAIRHCSIGIGRWAFACQNDDDPDVVMACAGDVPTLETLAAVTLLRQYVPDLRVRVVNVVDLMALQPPQQHCHGLPDAGFDELFTVDKPVIFAFHGYPSLIHRLVYKRHNHDNFHVRGFMEEGATTTPFDMAVINHLDRYQLAFDVIQRVPRLQPLVEGARDRYWATMEKHQLYLIEHGQDMPEVLNWRWTPAPG; via the coding sequence ATGAGTGATTTTCTTAGCCCCGACCAACTGGAAGGCATTGACGCCTATTGGCGTGCTTCCAATTATCTGGCTGTGGGGCAGATTTACCTCAAAGACAACCCATTGTTGCGCAAACCGCTGCTACTGGGCCACGTCAAGCCGCGCCTGTTGGGTCACTGGGGCACCACGCCGGGATTGAACCTGATTTACGTTCACCTCAATCACCTGATCAAGACCCACGACCTGAACATGATCCTGGTCACCGGCCCCGGACACGGCGGCCCGGCCATCGTCGCCCAGAGCTATCTGGAGGGCAGCTTCACCCAGTGTTATCCCTCGGTGGAACAGAACGAGAACGGGATGCTGCGCCTGTTCCGGCAGTTTTCCTGGCCCTACGGGTTGTCCAGTCATGTCTCGGCGCAGATCCCAGGGTCCATTCATGAAGGCGGGGAACTGGGGTATTGCCTGGCCCACGCCTACGGTGCGGCGTTCGACAACCCTGACCTGATCGTGACCTGCGTTATCGGCGATGGTGAAGCCGAAACCGGTACGCTGGCGGCGAGCTGGCATTCCAACAAGTTCCTCAACCCCCGGCGTGACGGTGCGGTTCTGCCCATCCTTCACCTCAACGGCTTCAAGATCGCCAACCCCACGCTGCTTTCGCGTATCAGTGAAGACGAGCTGTCAGCCCTGATGTACGGGTATGGCTACGATCCTTATTTTGTCGAAGGCGACGACCCCCACAGCGTTCACCAGCAACTGGCGATGGTCCTGGACGCCATGCTGCTCAAGATCCGCGAAATCCAGCGTACGGCCCGTGCAGACTCGTCGGCACATGAACTGGAGCGGCCACTGTGGCCGATGTTGGTGCTGCGCACGCCCAAGGGCTGGACCGGTCCGAGATTCGTCGACGGTCAGCAGGTCGAGGGCACCTGGCGCGCCCATCAGGTGCCACTGAGTCATTTCGAGCAGCCCATGCATCTGACGCAACTGCAACAATGGCTCGAGAGTTACCGGCCACAGGAACTGTTCGACGCCAGTGGTGCGTTGCTGCCGGAGATTGCGGCGCTGGCGCCCACAGGGCATCGGCGTCTGGGCGCCAATCCCCACGCCAATGGCGGCTTGCTCCTCCAGTCACTTGAGCTGCCTCGGTTTACCGATTACGCCGTGCCGTTCTCCGCGCCCGGCAGTGTGCAGGCGGAGTCCACCCGGGTGTTGGGTGGTTTTGTCCGGGACGTGATGAAGTACAACCTCAAGGCTGGCAATTTTCGCCTGTTCGGCCCCGACGAAACCGCCTCCAATCGCCTTGATGCGGTGTACGAGGTCAGTGGCAAGACCTGGATGGCGGCACTTGAAGCGGGGGATACCAACCTGGCCTGCGAAGGCCGGGTGATGGAAATTCTCAGCGAGCAGGTGTGTGAAGGCTGGCTTGAGGGCTATTTACTGACGGGCCGCCATGGCCTGTTCTCCTGCTATGAGGCGTTCATCCATATCGTCGATTCGATGTTCAACCAGCACGCCAAGTGGCTCAAGACCGCTGCGCAGATTCCCTGGCGCGCGTCGATCGCTTCGCTCAACTACCTGCTCACATCCCACGTCTGGCGCCAGGACCACAATGGTTTCTCCCATCAGGATCCGGGATTTATCGATCATGTGGCGAACAAAAGTGCCGATGTGGTGCGTATCTACTTGCCGCCGGACGCCAATTGCCTGTTGTCGGTGGCCGATCACTGTCTCAAGAGCCGCGATTACATCAACGTGATCGTGGCCGGCAAGCAACCAGAGTGGCAATGGCTGGATATCGATTCGGCCATCAGGCACTGCTCCATTGGCATCGGTCGCTGGGCCTTCGCCTGCCAGAACGATGACGACCCGGATGTGGTGATGGCCTGCGCCGGTGATGTGCCAACCCTGGAAACCCTGGCCGCCGTGACACTGTTGCGCCAATACGTGCCGGATCTGCGCGTGCGGGTGGTGAACGTGGTGGACTTGATGGCCCTGCAACCGCCGCAACAGCATTGCCATGGTCTGCCGGATGCCGGGTTCGATGAGTTGTTCACCGTGGACAAACCGGTGATTTTCGCGTTCCACGGCTATCCTTCATTGATCCATCGTCTGGTCTACAAGCGCCATAACCATGACAATTTCCATGTGCGCGGTTTCATGGAGGAGGGGGCCACAACCACCCCGTTCGACATGGCGGTCATCAATCACTTGGATCGCTACCAACTGGCCTTCGATGTCATCCAGCGGGTACCGCGCTTGCAACCGTTGGTGGAGGGCGCCCGGGACCGCTACTGGGCCACCATGGAGAAGCACCAGCTTTACCTGATCGAACATGGGCAGGACATGCCCGAGGTCCTGAACTGGCGCTGGACGCCGGCGCCGGGTTGA
- a CDS encoding universal stress protein, translated as MGQYQRLLLIVEADLHPSAALRRACALARVSGAALHLCAFVQPPPHTHLWGEKNDEATAQRYMHHYRRWMVEEAALLKEQGLDVTTHVVWTTHPLLDILRYVEQFQPDLLIKDVTLEPLLKRVFVTPLDCHLLRDCPVPVHLVNRATHSLPRRVVAAVDPANPQANALNQRIIEAAGAMALQCNAPLHLLHACDLSPAFNGEASLVAGAWDEDFAEALRESLHAAFINLAERWSIPPERRHFVIGLPVPVIHEFLDEFEADVVVMGTEQRAGLDRLIGSTTERALYSVSGSLLAVRV; from the coding sequence ATGGGACAGTACCAACGTTTGCTATTGATCGTTGAAGCCGACCTGCATCCGTCTGCCGCGCTGCGTCGCGCCTGTGCCCTGGCCAGGGTCAGTGGCGCGGCCTTGCACCTGTGCGCATTCGTTCAACCACCGCCTCACACGCATTTGTGGGGCGAAAAGAACGATGAAGCGACAGCTCAGCGCTATATGCACCACTACCGTCGCTGGATGGTGGAGGAGGCGGCGCTGCTCAAGGAGCAAGGACTGGATGTGACGACCCATGTGGTCTGGACCACTCATCCATTACTGGACATCCTGCGCTACGTCGAGCAGTTTCAGCCCGATTTGCTGATCAAGGATGTGACCCTCGAGCCGCTGCTCAAACGTGTTTTCGTGACGCCCCTGGACTGTCATCTGCTGCGCGATTGCCCGGTGCCGGTGCATCTGGTCAATCGCGCCACCCACAGCTTGCCGCGCCGGGTCGTGGCGGCGGTGGACCCCGCCAATCCGCAGGCCAACGCCTTGAACCAGCGCATTATCGAGGCCGCCGGGGCAATGGCCCTGCAATGCAATGCCCCGCTGCATCTGCTGCACGCCTGCGATCTGTCTCCGGCCTTCAACGGGGAGGCTTCGTTGGTGGCTGGGGCCTGGGATGAAGATTTTGCCGAGGCCTTGCGAGAGTCGCTGCATGCGGCGTTCATCAATTTGGCCGAGCGGTGGAGCATTCCACCCGAGCGCCGTCATTTCGTCATTGGCCTGCCGGTGCCGGTGATCCATGAGTTCCTCGATGAGTTCGAGGCTGATGTGGTGGTGATGGGCACCGAGCAACGCGCTGGGCTGGACCGTCTGATCGGTAGCACGACGGAACGGGCCCTGTATTCGGTGTCGGGCAGCTTGTTGGCAGTCAGGGTATGA
- a CDS encoding GNAT family N-acetyltransferase, which produces MLNVKDHNERAAALYASISGKHWIQALRDGRHVLIRPLKEEDRQREYDFIKRLSPESRHMRFLAQINEPGAAMLDQLMDVDCKTRMAYIALVHDNGQLIEIGVSRYCATSEHECECAVTVADQWQHLGLGTLLMEHLIEAARKNGYRQLYSIDAADNAPMRDLAHSLGFDTRTDPDDARQVIHRLYL; this is translated from the coding sequence ATGCTCAACGTCAAAGACCACAATGAACGCGCCGCTGCCCTGTATGCCAGCATCAGCGGCAAGCACTGGATCCAGGCCCTCAGAGATGGCCGGCACGTTTTGATCAGGCCACTGAAGGAAGAAGATCGCCAGCGTGAGTATGACTTCATCAAGCGTCTGTCACCGGAGTCCCGGCACATGCGTTTCCTGGCGCAAATCAATGAGCCCGGCGCGGCCATGCTCGACCAGTTGATGGATGTCGACTGCAAGACGCGCATGGCTTACATCGCCCTGGTCCACGACAACGGCCAACTGATCGAAATCGGTGTCAGCCGCTATTGCGCTACCAGTGAACACGAATGCGAGTGCGCCGTGACCGTGGCCGATCAATGGCAGCATCTGGGGCTGGGGACGTTGTTGATGGAGCATTTGATAGAGGCGGCCCGCAAGAACGGCTATCGCCAGCTGTATTCCATCGACGCCGCCGATAACGCCCCTATGCGGGATCTGGCTCATAGCCTTGGGTTTGATACCCGCACCGACCCCGATGATGCCCGGCAGGTCATCCACCGGCTCTATCTTTAA